DNA sequence from the Verrucomicrobiota bacterium genome:
CGTTTAAAACAAAACGAAACGTGATTTGGAGAATCACGAGCAAGGTTATCAGTCCAAGCAAAAGTGCCACACACACGAAGACCAGCTTGTGTATCCAATTTTCAAGATGCTTCATCCATTAAACCATCGGAGTTTCGCGGATAGTTTCGCTAAGTGGCTCATTCCCATTCATCCATGATGTGATGGGAAAGTGCTTCTGAATAACCCACTTCCTTAGCGACCTTAGGAAATCGATTTCGGAATTCTTTTTTCCAAGCGGCCTTATTGACCGAGATCACGGTTACACCAGCAGCTTTGATACTCGCCTCTGCCTCTGCAATTTCCTGGCTCAATTGTTGGTTATGCCAGACGGCCACTTCTTGAGCTGCGCTCACAAGAATCGCCTGAACATCCCCTGGCAAAGCCTGGTAGAGTTTTTCCGAAATCATGATTCCGGTCTCCTCGTAGTTGTGCTCAGAAATTACCAGATGATCAACGATGGTATGATACTTGTTAAAGTAGAGCCAGTTGGACGCTTGCTCAGTGGCATCCACAATTCCCTGCTGCAACCCGGTGAACGTTTCGGCTAAAGCAATCGGTGTCGGGTTGGCTCCGGCAATTTTAAAGTTTGCGATCCAGCTTTTCTGTTCGGGCACGCGAACTTTTAGCCCTTTCAAATCTGTGAACTCCACCAGAGCTTTTCGGGAAATGAAATTACGGGCCCCGCGATCCCAATTCATTGAAATCAGTCGAATACCATTTTTCTCACGCATTGCTTCAGCCATCTCTGTGAATATCGGACCCTCGTGAACCTGTCGCGCATGCTCCTGATCGTTGAATACATAGAGGCAACCTGAAATCCAGAAATCTTGATCAAAGGCTCCAAGCCAGGTTGTGGCACCCACAAACATTTCAACCGTTCCCAATTTCAAACCCTGCAGCATGTCCATTGCGAAGCCCAATTGGGAAGCCGGGTATACTTCTATTTTTACGAGCCCATTGGTTTGTTGATTAACCAGGTCGGCATAACGCTGCGTCGCTACTACATCCAAATGACCAGGCGGATCGATCAATCCTGCCTTAATAATGATGGTATCTGACTTGGGCGAACAACTTACCAATTCGAAAGCCAGAACAGAGAAAAGGAGAAATTGAAAAACTGAATTCACAAAGGAGATTCGAAATAGATTAAGAAATATCAGTGGCCTTTCACATGAAGGTGTACCGCAGCCCCGCTTGTAAAACAATTAGGCGTACATAGAATACGGGGATCCTTTCCTGTAAATCGTTCGGCCACGCGAAGTGCTTCATCAAAATCCTTCACAGGCGTGTAACCTAATTCACGCGCATACCGGGGTGATTTCGCTCCAACCAAAATTACCCGCGAACACCATTTTTCGGGAACACTTCCCCCGCTCAACATGGACATGGCATGAAACGGATGGTAGGCGTATTCTTCCGAGTAAAGCCGACAGTATTCTTTATCCGTAGAAAGTCTTAACATGTCTTCGGAATCCAGGAAGTCAGTAACGGTGGTATACTCCTGCATCACCTCGAATGTTTTTTCATAGGATGGAAACCACTGTTCATTGAAGTCACCGTCACAGATCGCCGAAGCAATAATTACCCCACCCTCGCGGAATGCCTTCCAGCAGCGCGATAGCTGACCGGCGATAGCCAAGCTCAAAAGAATCGGGTTACTCCCCATCCCGGGACCGTAATGAAAATTCCTTGGAAGTCCCATCACCAACACATCGGCTGGTTCGGGCATATCCAGAGTAATGTTCGTCCACTGTTCTGCCAAGGGCCAGGTGGCTTTTTCAACCGCCTCAATCTCCCCCGCATGCACGGCCAGGACCTCAGCAAACTGTCCTATAACGGCATCCACCGCGAAAAACTTTTTGCCCATGGCTTTTTCCATGGCCTGGCCGATGGATTTAAACTGATGCCGCATATGAGAACTCGTCGAAGCTCCCAACCAATCCTTGCGGTGCATCGTCTTTGGACAGTGGTGGGACGCAATGGAACGCCAACCTGCCATTCCAGTAACAATCATTTTATATCCGCCGCTGAATCCACCGTAGGGATTGCCTGCACAATGTCCGATAACTATGGGTACATCAGCTTCTGCCATCAGGCGATTGCATTGGACTACGTTACCGTCTTGATCCTGGCCGAAATCACAGAGATCCTCGGCTTCGGCATCGTGATTGATCAGACGATCGGGATAAAATTTATCCACGATGTCTTTTCCCAAATAATCATTCCAGTCCTCCAGATTATTTTTACGATGCAGACCAATACAACAAAGCAGTGTGATATCTTCCAGCAAGGTGCCACCCTTTTGCAGCTCTTCAATAATCATTGGGATTGCTACTCTGCGATGGGCATTGTCGTGGCTACCACCTTTTACTCTGTCGGGAAATCCGATGACCACTTTCCTACCTTTTCCACCAAGCTCGCTTAGCGGCGGTGATCCGAGTGGATTTTCCAAAGCGATCCTTGTTGCCTCGCGCGAATCAATGGAAGGAAGCGAATGGTGCTCTTTTCCGTAACAAAACACATGGGCTGAATCAGGTAGAGAAACCTCGATCCGGGAATCTCCGTAGTCTAGTAGTACAGTTTGCATATCAGTTGATCCAAACCGTGAACCGATCCGGTTTTTTCTTCGAGCGAAAAATCAACCCTTCCCAAAACCTTCGAAATTCCATAGTTAAAGATCGAATAGAATTCAGACCTATAACCAACTATGCAAAATATTGGATTAATTGGTGCGGGAGTCATGGGCTTCACCGCCGCAGAAAAAATAATTGAAGCTGGCTACCCATTGACAGTCTTTGAGCCAAACCAAGCTTCAGCTGCAAGGGTGCAAGGGTTGGGTGCCAAATTGGTTACAAGTCCTGCAGAAGCAGCGAAACAATCAGATATTGTGATACTCTTTCTTCCAGGTCCAAGTGTAATTGAGGCGGTTGTAGCGGGAACCGACGGACTCCTTTCCACTATCCGGGAAGGTTCGGTGATCGTCGACATGAGCACGACCGATCCGGAAAGCACTCGCACATTAGCGACTCTGGCCAAGTCGAAGAATGTGGGATATCTCGACGCACCTGTATTAGGAAGGCCAGCGAGTATCGGCAAATGGGCATTACCTGTCGGAGGCGATACTGATGAGCATCTAAATAAATGCATGCCTGTCCTCAATATACTGGCAACACAGATTATGCCCATTGGAGAGTCCGGCAGCGGAAACAAAATAAAGCTGCTCAACCAACTCATGTTCGGCGCCATCAATGCCATGACTGCGGAAATGATGGCCATTGCGGATAAAGTTGGGATTTCTCCCGAGCTGCTCTACAACACCCTAACGGCTAGCCAGGCTGGAACGGTCAGTAATTTATTTAAGGAATTAGGCAAGAGCATCTCTGAGGATGATTATGCCACCCCCACCTTTTCAGTAGACTTGCTTTGTAAAGACGTGAATCTGGCGACGAAGTTAGCCAGGCAAAACGGAGCCAATCCCATTCTGGGAGAAAGCATTGAGGCCATTAACAAACTGGCCCAAGATCAAGGCTTTGGAAACAAAGATACATCGATCATGTGGAAGTGCTTTAGGCCTTTATGGGAAACAGGGGCTAACTAAATCGAAAATCAACTAAATCTTCTCGCCTAAAACAGAAGTGACATGAAACGAAGCGCAAGTACCTTCATTTTCCAACGATTCTAATTCCAAACTGGAGCCGATCACTTTCAGGAGTCGACGGGCAAGCGGTAGACCAATCCCGATTCCATCATTGCTTCGGGTCAATGAGCTATCGATTTGAGTAAACGGAATTTTGACCAGCTCAACCTGCTCAGGCGTCAACCCCGTGCCGGTATCGGAAACTTTAAAAAACAAATTGGACGGATCCTTACCGCTCGGTTGGACTGATATTTCAACAACGCCTGCCCGGGTAAACTTGATAGAATTTTCGAGGAGCAGTAACAACACTTTCTCAACCACGTTTGCAGGCAGATGATATTGATTTCGGATTGCCGGATCAATATCGATTTCGAGAGAAAGTTTCCTTTCCGCTGCACTTTTTCGAAGGTCTTCATCCAGAACGCCCTCTAACCATGCATTCAACTCTACCGCTATATTCACAGGATTAACCTCATCAGACCCAGCTTCATTGTAGGCGAGTACCCGGTTAACCAGTCGAAGCAATTGCTCACTACATTCCCGTGCTTCGGAAACGTACTCGATTTTCTCGCTTTCCGGATTGGGCTCTGAAAGTAAATCAAGGTAGCCAAAAATTCCGTTCATGGGAGTGAGCATCTCGTGACTAACATGATTTAGAAAATCTGAGTTGGTTTGCAATGCAGCCGTTAGTTGCTCTGTTCGAGAGGCAACGATTTGCTCCAAGCCTTCCATTCGAAGATCGGCAGCCTTTTTCAAATCCCATTTGTTTGTTAACGCATGGGCTAACTGAACCACCTCGATTTGATCAAATGGTTTTTTAACGACCAACCATCGGTCCCGTTCGGTGAGACTTCTCTGAATTTCTTTCCAGCTACGATCAGAGTAGGCAGTACAAATCACAATTTGGATATTGGAATCCACCCTCCAGATTTCCTCGATAGTCTTCAACCCATCCCAACCTGGAGGCATTCGCATATCGACAAAAGCAACCGCGTACGGATTACCTGCCTCACAAGCCGCTTTCACCTTATCCAAAGCTTCCTCGCCTTGAAGGGCTGAATCCAGCTCAAACGGCACTTCATCTGAATCGTCATCCACTTCCTCATTATAGCCAAACAAGGCAGCAGCATCTGCGTCCAGGTCGCGCGCCTTTGAATTGTCCCTCCATAAGACACGCTTGAAATCTTCATGGATAGAAGGATTGTCGTCTACTAACAGGATTCTTTTATTCGGGCTCAACAAATCGCTCATTGCCGTACGGGTTCAAGTGCTAATGGAATTGATAAAGTGAAAACGGACCCCTTGCCCGGTCCAGGACTTTGGACCTTCAACGATCCACCCATTTCTTGAGCACTGAGTGCACTCAGATGAAGTCCAAAACCATGTCCGTTTGCTTTGGTTGTAAAACCATGGTGGAAGATACTTGAAAGGTTTTCCTTTTTAATTCCAACCCCGGTATCTGAAACTGAGATGGCGATCATCTTATCATTTTCCTGAAATATCTTAACCGTTAATTTTCGCCGGTGAGCTTCAATGTCCAACATCGCATCTTTGGCGTTCGTAAAAAGATTTACCAATATTTGGATAATCTTATGCCGATCTCCAAGAATTTCATAAGCATAGTCATAGTGCCTAATTACAAAAATGTTATAGCCGGCAGTTATTCCATCATTCAATGACAAGGCTTCTTCGACTATCTCCGCAGGGTCCAGGTGTTCCTTAACACCGAGCACTTTTGCAAAACTTTGCTGAGTGGATACGATTTCCTTGATGTGCTCAACGTTGCCAATCAATCCAGACATTTCAGCACGAAGCTCTTCATTTTCAGTTTTCAAATGGTTGGTAACTTTAGCGAGAAAACCAGGAATAGCTTTACCGCGGGAATCATCCGTGAGGAACATCCCCAGATCCGTACCATGTGCCTGCAATAAGTCAACAATCTGGCCGAGGTGACCAAGGCGAGTAGATTCAAGTCGATCCTGAACACTTTGCACTGACAGATTTACAGTATTAAGAACATTACCTACGTTGTGCAACACGCCGGTGGCAACTTCCGCCATTCCCGCTGCGACACGGGAGGTTTTACCCAAATCATCTTGCAGTCGCTCCCTTACTTTTATCTCAGCCTGCAATTGAGAATAAGCCTCCCGAAGAACCATATCCGAATCTTCGATTTGGCTAAGCATGTCATTGAAGTTGGAAGTGAGAACACCGATTTCATCAGTACCCTCGACCGTAGCTCTCAAGGAATAATCGCGCTTGGTTGCCACTTCATAAGTTATGGTTACCAGATTCTTAATCGGTTCAATAATAACTCCACGAAAAGCACCTACCGTTAGTACTGCTATGAGGACACCAATGATAAGGACAATCATTAGGGCAAAACTCATACTCAATATACTGGATGAAAACACTCGCGAAAAGTCAGCCGTGATCAATAGCCAGGCGTCCGCCTGACCAAGTACTTTAATCGGTCGTGATACCAGCAATTTCCAGCCGTCAAAAGTTTCAATATCATTTTCAGGGACTTCAGTCCATTGCAGCGCAGTTCGATCAAGCTGTGCAAAAATGGTGCCATTACTCAAGCGAATCTCAGCCGAGGTGATATCGAGATTTGATCTAAGCGTAGACAATACTTCCTCGACACCTGCTTGATCTCCAAACGCAACAGGTGCCTCCACAAAACTCGACACCACATCGGCAACCGCGATCACATTGTCACGGAACTGTGAACGCAAATTAAACATGTGGTAAGAAAAGAGGGCACCTCCAATTACAAACGTACTTACGCCGGAACAAACAGAAACCAGCAGAATTAGTTTCCGGTTAATGGAAAGGTCGCGAAACTTTCTGAGTTTTAAATTGAAGGATCTCATTCTCTGTCCTCCACTAATTCGGACAAACTCGCGAGCTTTCCACTGATTACAAGTCCGGCTCTTTTTGCCCTGGCAGGATTAATTTCAAGTCTGAGATTCTCCTTTTTCTTCACAAAACCGATGATCCCATGGTTGCGGGCAAAGTCTTTATTCTCACCGATGACCAATACCGGACTTTCGGCCAGCTTAGCTGCAAATTCTGCGTATGAATTGGTAAAATTATCGGTGATAAAAATTACATGGTATCCTTCCGATTCCATTTCAGGTTGGAACCGAGTTATCTCAACAGGTCGTCCATCAACGCTTTTTCCGGTCAAGGTTTTCCTAATCAGCCGTATCACGGCAGGGTCAGCCATGACTCCGATCTTCCAAGAACCGGAATTCGAAATAATCTCCCCAGGCCAGGAAACAAACGTCAGAAAGTTAAAAATAAATCCTGCTTTCACCTGGTATTCTATTTGGTCGGGACTGGAAACTTGACTATACGACAGATTGCCTAAATTTCCCATCAAGAGGAAAATCCCTAACAACAATGCAAGTCTGTGAGTTCTTTGTGGCATCAAAAATTGATTAAAATTTCCAATTCGCTCTGAGGTAGTAGGAACGGGGAATTCGTTTTAGTTCTCCTCCCAAAAAAGTAGGCGGAAATTCGTAGTGTTCGGATTCGAGTAAATCACGTCCGACAATAGATAATTCAAAACCCTTGTTGGGTTTCCAGGCCAAGCGGGAATCCAAAGCCGTATAGGAGTCAATTCCAGGGCTGACGAGTTTACTGCTGTGATGCCCTATCACATCGAACAACCAGTTTTCCGTAATATCGTACATCACACGAAGTCCAAGCTGCGTTTCCGGGGAAGAGCCTTCATAGGCTCCTACGGATTCCGTATCCAAACTCCCTTCATTGTTTTCGAGCTTATATTTTAGTATACTCAAGGTTCCTTGCATTCGCAGCCTGGGTGTCGGTTGCAGATTGGTGGTTATTTCCACGCCGTAGGTTGATCCCTCAATTCCGTTACCAACCAAGGAAGTAAACCTATTGTGGGGAACAGACGTAAAATCCTGGGTAACGGCTCCTGGCTCAATGGAACGCAGGTGTTCATATTGATTATAGAACAGAGCTGTATCTATAGAAAACCCATCTCCCTTTGAAAGGCGGTGACCTACTTCCAGGGCTACCAAATCCTCTGATCTGAAATCGGAATTACCCTGAACAATTGCTTTCGTCGGAATGGGTGACAAAGGATTGGGAGGAATAATGGCTCCAGTGATAAGGGCCGTACGTTCAGCTCGAGATGGCGTTCGGGCAGCTCGCGCAATAGAAGCCCAAAGGGCTTGATTTTCATCGGGCCGGAAAAGTACCCGAAGGTTGGGTTGGAATTCGAAATTCGCGTATTTGGTGTGTTCAACTTTCGCGCTAACAGTGACATGCAATTTATCAGGTATCGCCTTAAACTCGTTTTGAAAAAATGCACTGAGTAGCCATCGCTGATCTTCTGAGGGAAGAAAAAGAAATCGTTCGGAAGCTTCCAATTTGTCATCGTAAAATCGAAAGCCTACGCCTGTAACAAATTCATTATGCTCACTCGTCACTTGTCTGAGTTGCGCATCGAGGTCCGCAATAAATTCATCGTTTCCAAAAAACGTTAAATCTTCATTGGCAAAATCGAGATATCCTTGAACGGATAATTCACCTTCTTCACCAACGGGCTTTGACCATCGCGACAACAGGTAAGCCATAAACGAAGTTCCTGAAGAAAGCATTTCAGCTCCAAAAGGAGGCACGAGACTGAAATTCTCAGAAATTGAATTCGTCTCACCATATAAAAGGTCACCCTGAATAGTAAGCCGCCCACGTTCTCCACCTTCCCAGTCATAACGAAATCCGACCAGGCTTTGTTCAATTGAATGTTCCAAATCTCCAAGAGGAGAATCTGAAGGGGACTTAGCTTGGCGAATATGCTTTGCGTAGAACCGGATATAGCGATCATTCCCTAAATCTTCTCCATGTCGGCCGACCGCTTGAAACTCTAGAAAATCTCCAAGCAACACACTGGCGAAACTTCCCACGGTATCTTTGGAGCTTTTGGTCGTAATATTGACCACCCCGTTAACGGCGTTGGCTCCCCACAACGATGCTCCAGGTCCACGAATGACTTCAATTCGATCCAGATCCTCCATGATGATTTGTTGATCTATCCACTGGACACCCGAAAAAAGAGGTGAATACACGCTCCTTCCATCTGTCATTACCAACAGCTTATTTGAGGAAACATCGTTAAAACCCCGGGAAGCCACAGCGACATTTGTTTCATCAACTCGCCCCACATGGAGTCCCGGGCTCATTCTGAGGGTCTCAGCAAGGCTCGTCATTCCTGAACGTTTCACATCTTCATTCGAAATTAAGTGGACAGCAGCCGGTGCTTCAAAGAGGCTTTCAAATTTTCGCGACACGGAGTTGATTTCAACATGCATCAATTCATCGATGCTCAACTCGGTATAATCGACGGCTATGATTGGAGTGCTACCGATGAATAGGGTTAGAATCAGTAGGAACCCAGTTGGAAATGGTCGGATCGTTGACCAACTCAGAAAACAAGGCGTTAACCAAGAACGTAGCTTACCATTTAGATATGGAAGATTCATAACTATTGGTGTAAATAAAGTGAGCCAACATGCTGATATGTGGAGAGATAGATTGGTTGATAGAAAACTAAGTAAAATAGCCTGGTTATTCATTTGAGCATTCTAGGAACTAGTACTGTTAAAAATAATGAAATCTGATCCAGGCTGATTTAAACGGTTTTTTACGAACAAACCCGCGAAATTCCTATGAATTACCTTAATACGAGGCTCAATCCCCTTACCTTCACTCTAATAATCCCCACCACCTAAAAGTTAACATTCTAAAGCAACACTATGGGTGACGATTTATTCAGCCATCACTTCAACTATTTACATAAGTAGAATCTCAGTCATACCCTAAGACAGTTATGACTGATTTCGCCTCCGAAAATAAGAAAACAAGGTTGATGTCACTCGATGCATTGCGGGGCTTTGATATGTTTTGGATCATTGGCGGATCTGGCATGGTAGTCGCGCTCGCAGAACTGTTGGGATTTCCTGACAGCTGGGTGGCGACACTGGCTCTACAAATGGAGCATGTGACATGGGACGGATTTCGCTTCTTCGATCTGATTTTTCCGCTGTTTGTATTTATTTCAGGCGTAACTGTCCCCTACTCCGTCCTGTCACAAAAGTCTAAAGGAGTACCGGTAACAAAATTACAAATCGGAATCATAAAGCGATCCTTCATCATTGTACTGATAGGACTTAGTTTTAGTTTCTTCAGATTCGAAGAAGGAACACTTCGGCTCTACACCGTCTTGTGGATGATTGGGATGAGCTATATGATTGGTGCCAGTCTGACTTTGCATGTGGAAAGCTGGAAACACCGACTCATTATTTTCTTTAGCGTGCTGGTAATCTATCATCTCGCCATGCAGTATCTGCCCTACCCGGGAAAGGGAGACGGTATCACCCCGGAAAACAATTTGGCAGCCTGGTTGGACAGAAACCTGGTTACCACGAATCTTTATCGCGAGGTTTGGGATCCGGAGGGAACCATCCGCGTGTTGACCGGCGGTATGCTTGGATTACTTGGTGGCCTGATTGGACAACGAATCAAAAGTTATAAAACGGCCGATCTCCGCTGCAGCGGCGAATTGCTTGCTGCCGGGCTTGCTTGCCTTTTGTTGGGTTGGATCTGGAGTTTCTTTTTCCCAATCATAAAGTCTCTCTGGTCACCCTCGTTTATTTTGTGGGCTGGTGGTTGGTCGCTACTATTGCTCTCACTTTTTTATACCGTAATCGATGTATGGGGAAAAAAGTGGATTGGCTGGGTTTTCGTCCCCATAGGAATGAACGCAATCACCATCTATGCTTCTCAGTGGTATGTTCCTCTGGACGCCAGTCGAAATTTCTTTTTCAAAGGCCTGGCAAACCTGTTCAGCAATCCCGCGGCTCAACAGTTCATTCTGTATGGTGGCCTGATTCTCATCCAGTGGCTCTTTCTCTATTGGCTATACAGAAAGAAAATTTTCATCCGAATATAAAACCTGATTAACTCCTGGTGGTCCTCAATCCCGTGGAAGAGAGATTCATATTCACGAATCTGGCAGTAGCATTGAGAGGATTCTCTTCGAAGGTCTTTCTAATTCGAAGGGCTGCTTCCGAGTCTTTGGCCAACATCAATAAATAGCCACCGCCTCCCGCCCCAAGAAGTTTCCCGCCGTATATCAGGTCATCGATTGATTCTATCAGCTTAGCAATAACAGGAGGATTCGTGCCAGAATCGAGTTGCTGATTCAGTTTCCACGTTCTTCGAATACTACGCCCAACCGCTGGGAAATCGCCGGATTGAATGAGCCCTTGTAGTTCAGCGGTGTGATGCTGCAGGGCATTTAGTGTCGAAAGCGTTTCCTTTTTATTGAGAAACATACCGCGGACAATTTCCCCTAAAAGGTCTTTTGCCACCCGAGTGATTCCCGTGTAATAGAGAAGCAAGTTGGGTGTATATTCAGGATCAGTAAAAAGATGATCCGGCAACCAATGAACGGTAGGAATCTGGTTCAGACCAGCCCGGGTTTCCAAATGTTTGATGCCGTGCAAAATCCCTCCATACTGATCCTGCCATCCGCCACCCGTAGTGAGCATCTGCTCAATGACCAATGTCCTTTGCGCGATTTCAGTCTTGTCCCATGCCAGGCCGCATAATTCAGACAGTGCCCCAAGAACGGTCGCAGCGAGAATGCTACTCGTACCCAATCCAGAACCTTTGGGAATCGCACAGAGTAAAGTAATCTCAATACCACCACCAAAATCATCCAATTGTGATTTCAAGTCCGGAAATTTTTGCAATCCATTGAAGTCGGGGTGAAAACCGGCCAAAGCCAAGGCTGCCTTTGGAATTGAAAACCCCGAGCCCACTTTTGAGAACTCAGCAATCTGATCATAGCTGTGGATCGTCTCGCTAACCCCCAGGTCAATTGATCGAACAACCACCTGTTTTTCTGGAGATACTCTTAGAAACACCTGGATGGGGGGCTGCCCATTCAACTCAACTGCCAGATTAATAACTCGTCCGCCGTTTAAAAAGCAGTATGGAGGCGTATCCGTCCAACCACCTGCCAGATCGAGGCGAATCGGAGACCGCGACCAAACCACCTGATCCGAAAGAACCTGGTTGCCAGGAGAAATCAACTGGCCGCGATAAGGGACGATCACCGTTTCGCGGAGCGCGCTGAACGCTTTTTGTTCGAAGCCACGGCCATCCAGGCCCCGCAAACGCTCAACGTTGGACCGAAACATTAAGTCGCGAATGTAAGGAAATATTCGAAGTCCAGAATCAGGATGATTACCCGGAAGCGGGTGGGCCGTATCAGCAAATAGCTTCGAAGCATGATCGAGATCCACTTGAGAAAATACACTGCGGTCAGAATTTCTAGCAAGAATGGGAAGTGAGTCAGTGAGCAATTGTTGTTGCTGCTTAAATAAGCGATTTAAATTCGCATCGGAACTGATCGCATCGGCAGACAATCGCTTGCCGCTTAGATACAACTCCCGTATCTCGTCCGAATTCTCCAGCTCGACACCGATCATCCATAATATCAATTGCTCGGCATTCATTAGGGAATCTACAACTGGAAATAGGTCGGCAAATTGAATATCCACATTCGTATCGTCCACCAACCCTTTCAGGTCGATCTTTCGTTGCGTACACCATTCCAGAACACCCGTTCCCATCCACTGAGTATCTGGTGAATTCATCGATCCTTTGAATGCATCATCGAACCCGTAGGGTCTCAGCGTCCAGCCGCACTCTCCAACTGGAACCATGTCAATGCATATCCCACGGGGCAGACGGATACACCAATTGTTTTCCGGAATACCACTTAGGACATGTTGTTCGTTTAATTGCCATCCATCTCCGATGTAGGAATTCTCAATCCACAATTCATGATTGTCCTTAGACAATCTGGTTTCCCATCGACAATTCTGA
Encoded proteins:
- a CDS encoding DUF5009 domain-containing protein; the encoded protein is MTDFASENKKTRLMSLDALRGFDMFWIIGGSGMVVALAELLGFPDSWVATLALQMEHVTWDGFRFFDLIFPLFVFISGVTVPYSVLSQKSKGVPVTKLQIGIIKRSFIIVLIGLSFSFFRFEEGTLRLYTVLWMIGMSYMIGASLTLHVESWKHRLIIFFSVLVIYHLAMQYLPYPGKGDGITPENNLAAWLDRNLVTTNLYREVWDPEGTIRVLTGGMLGLLGGLIGQRIKSYKTADLRCSGELLAAGLACLLLGWIWSFFFPIIKSLWSPSFILWAGGWSLLLLSLFYTVIDVWGKKWIGWVFVPIGMNAITIYASQWYVPLDASRNFFFKGLANLFSNPAAQQFILYGGLILIQWLFLYWLYRKKIFIRI
- a CDS encoding bifunctional fucokinase/fucose-1-phosphate guanylyltransferase; protein product: MDTLLSVPPALVAQSHTFSEKFGDGVFVTHDPKDKKLGSGGGTAHLIVEAYRKDSGDLGFEEWSNTQKRVIVHSGGQSRRLPAYAPSGKATIPVPVFRWMSGQRIDQSLLDLQLPLLRRLLEKSSEHQKWLIASGDVLVWHNRSLPEIPEVDVLCVGIPESPETASGHGVFFVSREDPTKLQSMLQKPSPAEIAARSAQSLFLIDVGIWILSTRAMLTVLEKSGWNADNKSFENNLPDYYDLYSEFGLALGETPTKPDPAITRLSSGVLLLPKAEFYHFGRNSDIIRSSLALQNRVQDPQRILSPMVKPHPSIFIQNCRWETRLSKDNHELWIENSYIGDGWQLNEQHVLSGIPENNWCIRLPRGICIDMVPVGECGWTLRPYGFDDAFKGSMNSPDTQWMGTGVLEWCTQRKIDLKGLVDDTNVDIQFADLFPVVDSLMNAEQLILWMIGVELENSDEIRELYLSGKRLSADAISSDANLNRLFKQQQQLLTDSLPILARNSDRSVFSQVDLDHASKLFADTAHPLPGNHPDSGLRIFPYIRDLMFRSNVERLRGLDGRGFEQKAFSALRETVIVPYRGQLISPGNQVLSDQVVWSRSPIRLDLAGGWTDTPPYCFLNGGRVINLAVELNGQPPIQVFLRVSPEKQVVVRSIDLGVSETIHSYDQIAEFSKVGSGFSIPKAALALAGFHPDFNGLQKFPDLKSQLDDFGGGIEITLLCAIPKGSGLGTSSILAATVLGALSELCGLAWDKTEIAQRTLVIEQMLTTGGGWQDQYGGILHGIKHLETRAGLNQIPTVHWLPDHLFTDPEYTPNLLLYYTGITRVAKDLLGEIVRGMFLNKKETLSTLNALQHHTAELQGLIQSGDFPAVGRSIRRTWKLNQQLDSGTNPPVIAKLIESIDDLIYGGKLLGAGGGGYLLMLAKDSEAALRIRKTFEENPLNATARFVNMNLSSTGLRTTRS